The following proteins come from a genomic window of Leptospira dzoumogneensis:
- a CDS encoding alpha/beta hydrolase, with protein sequence MLWQKFETLAARALLSLPNSILRIFGKDTKRGRTLDPKVRTALLLAKIKPKPENLPPPKARELFKNIMSFFDLKKEEVPRVENFSIPGTGPRIKVRLYSSNITKELEPCLLYFHGGGFVIGDLESHDAPLRYLAKTSGRAILAVDYRLGPEHTYPSSWEDAYSAYKWVKENGKSVGIDPKKIAVAGDSAGGNLAISISTRAKKEKLALPQFQILIYPWIDLIQERKSVEEFENGYALTRDLLRYFKYHSVPNSKDWKDPRVTPFQQTNFSHTPKTYMLIAGFDPLQDEGLAYTDLLRKAKVKLEIKTYETLIHGFFNLGRSVPEAKNALDQIAKWIQTGFLGK encoded by the coding sequence GTGCTCTGGCAAAAGTTTGAAACCCTAGCGGCCAGAGCCTTACTTTCACTTCCGAATTCTATACTTAGGATTTTTGGAAAGGATACCAAAAGAGGAAGAACCTTAGATCCAAAGGTCAGAACCGCTTTACTTTTAGCTAAAATAAAACCGAAACCTGAAAATCTCCCTCCACCCAAAGCAAGGGAACTTTTCAAAAACATAATGAGCTTTTTCGATCTGAAAAAAGAAGAAGTTCCCAGGGTGGAGAATTTTTCCATACCTGGGACCGGCCCGAGGATCAAAGTCAGATTATATTCTTCTAATATAACTAAAGAACTGGAGCCTTGTTTACTCTATTTTCACGGAGGAGGATTTGTGATCGGGGATCTGGAATCCCACGATGCGCCTCTGAGATATTTAGCGAAAACTTCGGGTAGAGCGATACTTGCAGTCGACTATAGATTGGGCCCTGAACATACTTATCCTTCTTCTTGGGAAGATGCATACTCTGCTTATAAATGGGTAAAGGAAAATGGAAAGTCAGTCGGTATTGACCCGAAAAAGATCGCTGTGGCAGGGGATTCTGCAGGAGGAAATTTAGCGATTTCCATTTCCACTCGAGCCAAAAAGGAAAAACTCGCTCTTCCCCAATTCCAAATACTCATCTATCCTTGGATCGATCTAATCCAAGAAAGAAAAAGTGTGGAAGAATTCGAAAATGGATATGCTCTCACTCGAGATCTGCTTCGCTATTTTAAATATCATAGTGTGCCAAATTCGAAAGATTGGAAGGACCCAAGAGTCACACCTTTCCAACAAACGAATTTTTCCCATACACCTAAAACCTATATGTTGATAGCAGGCTTTGACCCGCTGCAGGACGAGGGTCTCGCATATACGGACCTTCTTCGGAAAGCAAAAGTAAAACTGGAGATCAAAACCTATGAAACTTTGATCCATGGTTTTTTTAATTTAGGAAGAAGTGTCCCGGAAGCCAAAAATGCCTTGGACCAAATCGCAAAATGGATCCAGACGGGGTTTTTAGGAAAATAA
- a CDS encoding S8 family serine peptidase codes for MKNKFTLFALIFSILSIGYLFAEKQKNIASGLSKLLDPAGNTDNKKYYKRNSKIKFKSSEVLVKFKDKAGDSVKSYAVSSFNGKVLNDLGETGISQVELREGQTVEEAIAEYSTHPDVEYVQPNYIYHANNTPNDPIYNQLWGMNNTGQSVITYTYPTNNPGTSASDMRMESAWDVNTDCTNTIVAVVDSGVNYNHQDLSANMWSSGSCVSDKGVSLGSCSNGWNYVNNNSDPMDLNGHGTHVAGTIGAKGNNATGVVGVCWTAKIMAVRVLDQSGSGDTATIIKGINFAVRNGAKVLNLSLGGPDYDSAMRSAISEAGSKYDALFVVAAGNDGSDLSSDNSYPCEYDEANILCVAALDQKFQLASFSNYDSSKKNVDIGAPGTNIRSSWAGAEAVYNLPFTSWLADNMFGTSWSTAICAPYSLVLYLSTSCSTAINGISNSGYLSNTYALAYGSIPITSGAEAVTARMNLFIDTEAGYDGINMYASSSTSESVVFNSANVVGSLSGERDGNIISNLEVAAPNCVHSSNCTFGYEFISDSTINRAGVAITVFNFITLDVDNIAQYNTINGTSMATPHVAGLAALLRSFNPKFTYADTINAIVAGGTATSSIQNITKYGKAANGNGAIRNLEAPTNLSVDVP; via the coding sequence ATGAAGAATAAATTCACCTTATTTGCTCTTATTTTTTCGATCTTGTCTATCGGTTATCTTTTTGCCGAAAAACAAAAGAATATTGCTTCGGGCTTGTCTAAACTTTTGGATCCGGCGGGAAATACCGATAATAAAAAGTATTATAAAAGAAACTCCAAAATAAAATTCAAATCTTCCGAGGTCTTGGTTAAGTTCAAAGATAAAGCGGGCGACTCCGTAAAATCTTATGCAGTTAGTTCTTTTAATGGGAAAGTCCTGAACGATCTAGGTGAGACAGGAATTTCTCAAGTAGAATTGAGAGAAGGTCAAACTGTAGAAGAGGCTATCGCTGAATATTCTACTCATCCTGATGTGGAATACGTACAGCCGAATTATATTTATCATGCAAACAATACTCCGAATGATCCGATTTACAACCAGCTATGGGGAATGAATAATACGGGCCAGAGCGTTATAACTTATACTTATCCCACAAATAATCCTGGAACAAGTGCAAGTGATATGAGGATGGAAAGCGCTTGGGATGTAAATACGGATTGTACGAATACTATTGTAGCTGTTGTGGATTCCGGCGTGAATTATAATCACCAAGATCTAAGCGCGAATATGTGGAGTTCCGGTTCTTGTGTTTCCGATAAAGGAGTTTCTTTAGGTTCCTGCTCTAACGGTTGGAATTATGTAAATAATAATTCCGATCCTATGGACTTGAACGGTCATGGAACTCATGTGGCTGGTACGATTGGAGCCAAAGGAAATAATGCAACCGGGGTTGTAGGAGTTTGTTGGACTGCTAAAATTATGGCGGTCCGAGTTTTAGATCAATCAGGTTCCGGAGATACAGCCACCATTATCAAAGGGATTAATTTTGCAGTAAGGAACGGAGCTAAAGTTTTGAATTTAAGTCTAGGCGGTCCGGATTATGATTCCGCTATGCGTTCCGCGATCTCAGAAGCTGGAAGCAAATATGACGCGTTATTTGTAGTTGCTGCAGGGAATGACGGTAGTGATTTGAGTTCGGATAACTCTTACCCTTGCGAATATGACGAAGCTAATATTCTTTGTGTGGCTGCCTTGGATCAAAAATTCCAGTTAGCGAGTTTTTCTAATTATGATTCTTCTAAAAAGAATGTGGATATAGGTGCCCCAGGCACAAATATTAGAAGCTCTTGGGCAGGTGCAGAAGCTGTTTATAATCTTCCCTTCACTAGTTGGCTAGCAGATAATATGTTTGGAACTAGCTGGAGTACGGCAATTTGCGCTCCTTATTCACTGGTTCTATATTTATCCACTAGTTGTTCTACTGCGATCAATGGAATTTCCAATTCGGGATACTTATCGAACACTTATGCTCTGGCTTACGGTTCGATCCCAATTACTTCAGGTGCGGAAGCTGTCACTGCTCGAATGAATCTATTTATAGATACGGAGGCAGGTTATGACGGAATTAATATGTACGCATCTAGTTCAACGTCCGAATCAGTAGTGTTCAATTCGGCAAATGTTGTAGGAAGTCTTTCCGGAGAAAGAGATGGGAATATAATTTCTAACTTGGAAGTTGCTGCACCGAATTGTGTTCACTCCTCGAATTGTACTTTCGGATATGAATTTATTTCGGATTCCACTATTAATAGGGCGGGTGTGGCCATTACCGTATTTAATTTTATTACATTGGACGTTGATAATATAGCTCAGTACAATACGATTAACGGAACTTCTATGGCTACTCCTCATGTGGCTGGGCTTGCCGCTTTATTAAGATCATTTAATCCGAAATTTACATATGCAGACACGATTAATGCAATTGTTGCAGGCGGCACTGCGACTAGTTCTATCCAAAATATTACTAAATATGGTAAGGCCGCGAATGGAAATGGAGCGATCCGAAATTTGGAAGCTCCTACTAATTTGAGTGTAGATGTTCCTTAA
- a CDS encoding flavin-containing monooxygenase: MQELPKVCVIGAGSSGITVCKSLQDKGIPYDCYEKGSDVGGNWRYKNDNGLSNIYKSLHINTHRDRMEYRDYPMPDWYADYPNHEPIQKYFVDYVEHFGLRKHIKFKNGVAKIEPQDDGTYLVTSEKGEKIFYDAVIVANGHHWSPRWPEPDFPGKFNGKIIHSHDYVDPEHPVQLTGKRVVVLGMGNSAMDISVELSRPGVAKKVFLSSRRGAWVIPNYLFGKPLDKQTELLPPGTPFWLKQFLFGTMLKIGVGKMEDFGLPKPDHKPGEAHPTISQDILVRLGRGDIKYKPVIQEYNGNKVKFADGSEEEIDAIIYCTGYNVKFPFFKPEFISAPDNHLPLFHRTFKPDLNNLFFVGLYQPLGAIMPLAEFQGKWLAEYLTGNYSLPTAPEMQKQIQDYEKKMKKRYVTSARHTMQVDYEDFLYYMQKELKAGKKRASKSLQTLPVPSKAKYKQSGKQSSSNGKSEPRKKSALAKV, from the coding sequence ATGCAAGAGCTGCCGAAAGTCTGCGTTATTGGCGCCGGCTCTAGTGGAATCACTGTTTGTAAATCATTGCAGGACAAAGGGATCCCCTATGACTGTTACGAAAAAGGAAGCGATGTAGGAGGTAACTGGAGATATAAAAACGACAACGGTCTGAGTAATATTTATAAGTCGCTACACATCAATACTCATAGAGACAGAATGGAATATAGAGATTATCCGATGCCGGATTGGTATGCGGATTATCCGAATCATGAACCTATCCAAAAATATTTCGTGGACTATGTAGAACACTTTGGACTCCGCAAACATATTAAATTCAAGAATGGTGTCGCAAAAATAGAACCTCAAGACGACGGAACTTATTTAGTTACCAGCGAGAAGGGAGAAAAAATATTTTACGATGCAGTCATAGTCGCAAACGGACATCATTGGTCCCCGCGTTGGCCTGAACCCGACTTTCCAGGTAAATTTAACGGAAAGATAATACACTCTCACGACTATGTAGATCCGGAACACCCGGTCCAATTAACGGGCAAAAGAGTCGTAGTACTCGGCATGGGAAACAGCGCCATGGATATTTCCGTAGAACTAAGTCGTCCCGGAGTCGCCAAAAAAGTTTTCTTAAGTTCCAGAAGAGGTGCTTGGGTGATCCCGAATTATCTTTTCGGGAAACCTTTGGACAAACAAACAGAGCTGCTTCCTCCTGGAACACCTTTTTGGTTAAAACAATTTCTGTTTGGGACCATGTTAAAGATAGGAGTCGGTAAGATGGAAGATTTTGGTCTTCCTAAACCGGATCATAAACCTGGAGAAGCACATCCTACCATCTCCCAAGATATTTTAGTACGACTCGGAAGAGGAGATATCAAATACAAACCTGTGATCCAAGAATATAATGGAAACAAGGTAAAATTTGCGGACGGATCCGAAGAAGAGATCGATGCGATCATTTATTGTACTGGATATAACGTTAAGTTCCCATTCTTCAAACCCGAGTTTATTTCCGCACCGGATAATCATCTACCTTTGTTCCATAGAACTTTTAAACCGGATCTGAATAATTTATTCTTTGTGGGATTGTACCAGCCGTTGGGCGCGATCATGCCTCTTGCAGAATTCCAAGGGAAATGGCTGGCAGAATATCTCACAGGAAATTACAGTCTGCCCACTGCACCGGAAATGCAAAAACAGATCCAAGACTACGAAAAGAAAATGAAGAAAAGATACGTAACTTCTGCAAGACATACGATGCAGGTGGATTACGAAGACTTTTTATATTATATGCAGAAGGAGCTAAAGGCAGGAAAAAAAAGGGCCTCCAAAAGTTTACAAACATTGCCTGTTCCATCCAAAGCAAAATACAAACAATCCGGAAAACAAAGCTCTTCTAACGGAAAATCAGAACCAAGGAAAAAAAGTGCTCTGGCAAAAGTTTGA